In Prunus dulcis chromosome 2, ALMONDv2, whole genome shotgun sequence, a single genomic region encodes these proteins:
- the LOC117619970 gene encoding ras-related protein RABF1, which translates to MGCSASLPDRSSSGRLVGPNSENGGASDAKNLRVKLVLLGDSGVGKSCIVLRFVRGQFDPTSKVTVGASFLSQTIALQDSTTVKFEIWDTAGQERYAALAPLYYRGAAVAVIVYDITSPESFNKAQYWVKELQKHGSPDIVLALVGNKADLHEKREVPVQDGIEYAEKNGMFFIETSAKTADNINQLFEEIAKRLPRPAISSTQNP; encoded by the exons ATGGGTTGCTCTGCCTCCCTTCCAG ATAGGAGTTCTTCTGGGCGGTTGGTCGGGCCAAATTCCGAAAACGGTGGCGCTTCTGATGCCAAAAATCTACGCGTGAAG CTAGTTTTGTTGGGTGATTCTGGCGTTGGTAAAAGTTGTATTGTTCTGCGTTTTGTTCGTGGTCAGTTTGATCCCACATCCAAG gtGACAGTAGGAGCTTCATTCTTGTCACAGACGATAGCTTTGCAAGATTCTACAACAgttaaatttgaaatatgGGACACTGCTGGCCAAGAGAG GTATGCTGCATTGGCCCCCCTTTACTATCGCGGTGCTGCAGTTGCAGTGATTGTATATGATATAACAAGTCCAGAATCTTTCAACAAAGCGCAGTATTGGGTTAAG GAGCTACAGAAACATGGGAGCCCTGATATTGTCTTGGCCTTGGTCGGTAACAAAGCTGATCTTCATGAGAAACGTGAAGTTCCTGTTCAA GATGGCATTGAATATGCAGAAAAGAATGGAATGTTCTTTATTGAGACCTCTGCAAAGACAGCAGATAATATTAATCAGCTGTTTGAG GAAATTGCCAAGCGGCTACCCCGTCCAGCCATTTCGTCAACGCAGAATCCATGA
- the LOC117618914 gene encoding U-box domain-containing protein 14: MGPTGEDPRNSVLSRLAESVKTISELPECRNAFRKIYGNFVRRVKLLSPLFEELRDSDKALGVEEVIALESLGEALNSAKELIKSVNQGSKLYQAMQRDKIIDKFHQMTVKIEAALSKIPYNKFDMSEEVCEQIELVHTQFKRAKERKDTLDSQLEMDLSIVVGDNEPDPVIIKRLSEILHLRTINDLKKESVAFHELIIASDGDVGDHFEKMQALLKKLKDLVLTENPEVDNSERDKSMIKHRSPVIPDDFRCPISLELMKDPVIVSTGQTYERSCIQKWLDAGHKTCPKTQQTLLHTAITPNYVLKSLIALWCESNGVELPKKQGNGKNKKGGCSVSDCDRASIASLLEKLAKGNSEEQRAAAGELRLLAKRNADNRVCIAEAGAIPLLVELLSSSDPRTQEHAVTALLNLSINESNKGAIVNAGAIPDIVDVLKNGSMEARENAAATLFSLSVVDENKVAIGAAGAIPSLIKLLCEGTPRGKKDAATAIFNLSIYQGNKARAIRAGIVAPLMRLLKDAGSGMVDEALAILAILASHQEGKMAIAQAEPISVLVEVIRTGFPRNRENAAAVLWSLCTGDIQQLKLARELGAEEALKELSENGTDRAKRKAGNVLEQLQRVEDYIDL, from the exons ATGGGTCCAACAGGAGAAGATCCGAGAAACTCAGTACTGAGTCGACTCGCTGAGTCGGTGAAGACAATTTCCGAGCTGCCCGAGTGCCGGAACGCGTTTAGGAAGATATACGGAAACTTCGTACGAAGGGTCAAGCTTTTGAGTCCTCTGTTTGAGGAGTTgagggacagtgataaagcgCTTGGTGTAGAAGAGGTTATAGCTTTAGAATCGCTGGGAGAGGCTTTGAATTCGGCTAAGGAGCTTATCAAGTCGGTCAACCAAGGGAGTAAGCTTTATCAG GCTATGCAAAGGGACAAGATTATTGATAAGTTTCACCAAATGACGGTAAAAATTGAAGCAGCATTGAGTAAAATCCCTTATAATAAATTTGATATGTCAGAGGAGGTTTGTGAACAG ATTGAACTAGTGCATACTCAATTTAAAagagcaaaagaaagaaaagacaCCCTTGACTCACAACTAGAGATGGACTTATCCATAGTGGTGGGAGACAATGAGCCTGACCctgtaataataaaaagacTTTCAGAAATTCTGCACCTCAGAACCATCAACGATCTAAAGAAAGAGTCAGTCGCTTTCCATGAATTGATTATCGCAAGTGACGGAGATGTAGGGGACCACTTTGAAAAGATGCAAGCTCTGCTTAAGAAGCTAAAGGACTTAGTGCTGACAGAAAACCCAGAAGTTGACAACTCTGAACGTGACAAGAGTATGATCAAGCACAGATCTCCTGTTATCCCAGATGATTTCCGATGTCCAATATCACTAGAACTGATGAAAGATCCTGTGATTGTCTCTACTGGCCAG ACATACGAAAGATCCTGTATTCAGAAATGGTTGGATGCGGGACACAAAACCTGTCCCAAAACACAGCAGACATTGTTGCACACTGCCATAACACCTAACTACGTTTTGAAGAGTCTAATTGCTTTGTGGTGTGAGAGCAATGGCGTTGAGCTGCCCAAAAAGCAAGGGAAtggtaaaaacaaaaaaggaggaTGCAGTGTTTCAGACTGTGATCGAGCTTCTATTGCTTCCTTATTAGAAAAACTAGCAAAAGGGAATTCAGAAGAACAAAGAGCAGCTGCTGGTGAGCTCCGCTTGCTGGCAAAGAGGAATGCCGATAATAGAGTGTGTATTGCTGAGGCAGGGGCCATTCCACTCCTTGTTGAGCTTTTATCCTCCTCAGATCCTCGGACACAAGAGCATGCTGTTACAGCACTTCTCAACCTTTCAATAAATGAGAGTAACAAGGGAGCAATTGTAAATGCAGGAGCGATACCTGATATAGTAGATGTTCTGAAAAATGGCAGCATGGAGGCTAGAGAAAATGCAGCTGCTACCCTTTTCAGTTTGTCTGTTGTAGATGAAAACAAGGTGGCAATTGGAGCTGCTGGGGCTATCCCATCCCTTATAAAACTGCTTTGTGAGGGGACTCCAAGGGGAAAAAAGGATGCTGCTACAGCTATTTTTAATCTCTCAATCTATCAGGGAAACAAGGCGAGAGCTATAAGGGCGGGTATTGTGGCCCCATTAATGAGATTGCTGAAGGATGCAGGAAGTGGGATGGTGGATGAAGCGCTAGCAATCCTGGCAATTCTGGCTAGCCATCAAGAAGGGAAGATGGCAATTGCTCAGGCTGAGCCAATCTCTGTTTTGGTGGAAGTTATAAGAACTGGTTTCCCACGCAACCGGGAGAATGCTGCTGCTGTATTATGGTCATTATGCACAGGTGATATACAGCAGTTGAAACTAGCAAGGGAACTTGGTGCAGAAGAGGCCTTGAAGGAACTGTCAGAAAATGGCACTGACAGGGCCAAGAGAAAAGCTGGAAATGTTTTAGAGCAACTTCAACGAGTCGAAGATTATATTGATCTTTAA
- the LOC117619956 gene encoding vacuolar protein-sorting-associated protein 33 homolog, translated as MAQIPNLDNAPLNLNSLREQSQKELVNILKNIRGKKCLVIDPKLSGSLSSIIQTAILKEHGIELRHLSVEPIQTECSKLVYLVRSELSLMRFISSHVHNDTSKGLQREYYVYFVPRRSVACEKILEEEKVHNLLTLGEYPLYFVPLDEDVLSFELDLAYKECLVDGDTSSLWHIAKAIHKLEFSFGVIPNVRAKGKSSVRVADILNRMQAEEPVNSPDMVVPEINTLILLDREVDMVTPMCSQLTYEGLLDEFLHINNGAVELDASVMGVQQEGKKIKVPLNSSDKLFKEIRDLNFEVVGQILRQKATSMKQDYTEVTTNNQTVSELKDFVKKLNSLPEMTRHINLAQHLSTFTSKPSFLGQLDMEHTIIEAQSYDICFEYIEEMIHKQEPLVNVLRLLILFSITNSGLPKKNFDYLRRELLHSYGFEHMVTLNSLEKAGLVKKQESKSNWLTVKRALQLVVEDTDTANPNDIAYVFSGYAPLSIRLVQHAVRSGWRPIEEILKLLPGPHSETKRGRFSSSPSLDTLQGPSANVDKVVDGRRSLVLVVFIGGVTFAEISALRFLSAQEGMAYDLIIGTTKIASGRTFTETFVGK; from the exons ATGGCTCAGATTCCCAACTTAGACAATGCTCCTCTCAATCTCAATTCTCTCAG GGAACAGTCTCAGAAGGAACTCGTAAACATCCTCAAGAAT ATTCGGGGAAAGAAGTGTTTGGTCATCGATCCGAAGCTCAGCGGCTCTCTCTCATCGATCATCCAGACTGCAATTCTCAAA GAGCATGGGATTGAATTGCGACATCTTTCGGTTGAACCGATTCAAACCGAATGTTCCAAGCTGGTTTACCTTGTCCGCTCAGAGCTTAGTTTGATGAGATTCATTAGTTCGCATGTTCATAATGATACGTCAAAAGGACTACAGAGAGAATACTATGTTTATTTTGTCCCTCGCCGGTCAGTTGCTTGTGAGAAG ATCCTTGAGGAGGAAAAAGTACATAACTTGTTGACTTTAGGGGAGTACCCGCTATACTTTGTTCCTTTGGACGAGGATGTTTTGTCATTTGAACTTGATCTTGCTTACAAA GAATGCCTAGTTGATGGTGATACAAGCTCACTTTGGCATATTGCAAAAGCCATTCACAAGCTTGAG TTTTCTTTTGGGGTGATACCAAATGTGAGGGCAAAAGGCAAATCATCAGTTCGTGTTGCTGACATTCTAAACCGCATGCAAGCAGAGGAACCAGTTAACTCGCCAGAT ATGGTTGTGCCAGAGATAAATACTCTCATCCTTTTAGATAGGGAg GTGGACATGGTAACTCCCATGTGTTCTCAATTGACATATGAAGGGCTTCTTGATGAG TTTCTGCATATCAATAATGGTGCTGTCGAGCTTGATGCATCTGTCATGGGAGTCCAACAAGAGGGCAAGAAGATAAAAGTTCCACTTAATTCAAG CGACAAGCTGTTTAAAGAGATACGGGATCTCAACTTCGAAGTTGTTGGCCAG ATTCTACGTCAAAAAGCAACATCAATGAAGCAGGACTACACCGAGGTGACTACCAAT AACCAGACAGTTTCTGAATTGAAAGACTTTGTCAAAAAGCTGAATTCATTGCCAGAAATGACG AGGCACATAAATCTTGCTCAGCATCTGTCAACATTCACATCAAAGCCATCGTTTCTTGGACAACTTGACATGGAACACACAATTATTGAGGCTCAAAGTTATGACAT ATGCTTTGAGTACATCGAAGAAATGATCCATAAGCAGGAGCCTCTTGTAAATGTCCTACGGCTTCTTATCTTATTTTCTATTACAAATTCTGGGTTGCCTAAAAAGAATTTTGACTATTTGAG GAGAGAACTACTCCATAGTTATGGATTTGAACACATGGTTACATTGAATAGTTTAGAGAAAGCTGGATTGGTTAAAAAACAG GAGTCGAAAAGCAACTGGCTGACAGTTAAACGTGCCCTGCAACTTGTTGTTGAGGATACTGACACTGCAAA TCCCAATGATATCGCCTATGTATTTTCTGGATATGCACCTCTTAGCATTCGCCTTGTCCAACATGCTGTTCGATCTGGATG GCGTCCAATTGAAGAAATTCTGAAGCTGTTACCTGGACCACATTCAGAAACAAAGAGA GGCAGATTCTCAAGCAGTCCATCATTGGACACTTTGCAGGGGCCTTCAGCCAATGTAGACAA GGTAGTTGATGGAAGGCGCTCCCTAGTACTCGTCGTCTTCATCGGAGGTGTAACGTTTGCGGAGATTTCTGCTCTACGATTTCTCAGTGCTCAG GAAGGGATGGCATATGATTTGATAATCGGGACTACGAAAATTGCCAGTGGCCGTACCTTCACTGAAACATTTGTGGGAAAGTAA
- the LOC117617910 gene encoding glycerol-3-phosphate dehydrogenase SDP6, mitochondrial: MATAIRLRRLGAAAAVATAASGAFLIQPSYSTSDRGSGPASIAAVRQRISDRNAVVPPRAVQESALIAATAENPLDILVVGGGATGSGVAFDAVTRGLRVGLVEREDFSSGTSSRSTKLIHGGVRYLEKAVFNLDYGQLKLVFHALEERKQVIENAPHLCHALPCMTPCFDWFEVVYYWMGLKMYDLVAGLRLLHVSRYYSAQESVELFPTLARKGNNKSLKGTVVYYDGQMNDARLNVGLACSAAVAGAAVLNHAEVVSFLKDEASNRTIGARIRDNLSGKEFDTYAKVVVNAAGPFCDSVRKLADKDVKPMICPSSGVHIVLPDYYSPEGMGLIVPKTKDGRVVFMLPWLGRTIAGTTDSNTPITLLPEPHEDEIQFILDAICDYLNVKVRRTDVLSAWSGIRPLATDPSAKNTESISRDHVVCEDYPGLVTITGGKWTTYRGMAEDAVNAAIKSGKLTPQNGCLTSKLQIVGGDGWDPASFTVIAQQYTRMKKSHGKVVPGVMDTAAAKHLSHAYGTWAERVAAIAQNENLGKRLAHGYPILEAEVAYCARNEYCESAIDFIARRSRLAFLDTDAASRALPRVIEILASEHNWDDSRQTYELKKAKEFLETFKSSRNAQFHDGKHV; encoded by the exons ATGGCCACCGCCATACGCCTGCGCCGGCTCGGAGCCGCCGCTGCAGTCGCAACCGCAGCTAGCGGTGCGTTCCTCATCCAACCTTCGTACTCCACCAGCGACCGCGGCAGTGGGCCTGCCTCCATCGCAGCTGTTCGCCAGAGGATCAGCGACCGCAACGCCGTCGTTCCGCCCAGGGCGGTCCAGGAGTCTGCTCTGATCGCTGCCACAGCCGAGAACCCGCTCGACATTCTCGTGGTCGGCGGTGGCGCCACCGGCAGTGGAGTCGCTTTTGACGCTGTCACCCGAGGCCTCCGCGTTGGTCTCGTCGAGCGCGAGGACTTCTCATCTGGCACGTCGTCGCGTTCCACCAAGCTAATCCACGGAG GTGTTCGGTACTTGGAGAAAGCTGTTTTTAATCTTGACTATGGGCAGCTGAAGCTGGTATTCCATGCGCTTGAGGAGcgtaaacaggttattgagaATGCACCACACCTCTGTCATGCTTTGCCATGCATGACTCCATGTTTTGACTGGTTTGAGGTAGTATACTACTGGATGGGCTTGAAAATGTACGATTTGGTCGCAGGACTACGCCTGTTACATGTGTCTAGATATTATTCGGCACAAGAATCTGTTGAGCTCTTCCCCACTCTTGCAAGGAAGGGTAACAATAAAAGCTTGAAGGGCACTGTGGTGTATTATGATGGGCAGATGAATGACGCACGTCTTAATGTTGGATTGGCGTGCTCTGCTGCAGTAGCTGGTGCAGCAGTGCTTAACCATGCGGAAGTGGTTTCGTTTTTGAAGGATGAGGCTAGCAATCGGACAATTGGTGCAAGAATCCGAGACAATTTATCAG GAAAAGAGTTTGATACATATGCAAAAGTTGTTGTGAATGCTGCTGGGCCATTTTGTGATTCTGTAAGGAAGCTGGCAGACAAAGACGTAAAGCCTATGATATGTCCAAGCAGTGGTGTACATATCGTACTTCCTGATTATTATTCTCCTGAAGGTATGGGTTTGATTGTTCCTAAAACTAAGGACGGACGTGTTGTTTTTATGCTACCGTGGTTGGGACGAACAATTGCTGGCACCACAGATTCCAACACCCCTATTACTCTGCTTCCTGAACCACATGAGGATGAGATTCAATTCATACTGGATGCCATTTGTGATTACCTGAATGTCAAG GTACGACGCACAGATGTTCTCTCCGCATGGAGTGGTATTCGCCCTTTGGCAACAGATCCATCTGCAAAAAACACCGAGAGCATCTCCAGAGATCATGTTGTATGTGAAGATTATCCTGGTTTGGTAACAATCACAGGTGGCAAGTGGACCACTTACCGTGG CATGGCAGAAGATGCGGTTAATGCAGCAATAAAGTCTGGAAAGCTCACCCCACAAAATGGATGTTTGACCTCGAAGCTGCAGATTGTCGGTGGAGATGGATGGGACCCTGCATCTTTTACAGTTATTGCTCAACAATATACACGCATGAAGAAGAGTCATGGTAAAGTTGTTCCTGGAGTGATGGACACTGCTGCAGCAAAGCATCTGTCCCATGCATATGGTACTTGGGCTGAACGAGTTGCTGCCATTGCTCAG aatGAAAATCTGGGGAAGAGGCTTGCCCATGGGTACCCTATTCTAGAGGCTGAGGTTGCTTACTGTGCTCGAAATGAGTACTGTGAATCTGCCATTGATTTCATTGCTCGGAGATCTCGGCTTGCTTTCCTTGATACCGATGCAGCAAGCAGGGCATTGCCTCGTGTAATTGAAATATTAGCTTCTGAACACAACTGGGATGATTCGAGGCAGACGTATGAGTTAAAGAAGGCCAAAGAATTTTTGGAAACCTTCAAATCTTCAAGAAATGCTCAGTTCCATGATGGGAAACATGTTTA G
- the LOC117618343 gene encoding F-box/kelch-repeat protein At3g06240-like, translating into MMDVLPTEILIDILSRLSVNSACCIRCVSKVLLKTVDDLSFATLHMRRLPDVHQVPRLIRLVEPTFDVHKMYPLKYDGIDFTKSSHAIVSEFVSSLRWYKPTFVFYNLFGFTGLHTKKGRSCLLVNPFKGEVLILPTTNDLQIPINSLCNGDTYGMGFDNITNTYKIVRVSCHEKDINTQMAAEVFILGTSSWRELPSVPPCHLTQKSACAHGDMHWLVRGDGHDSSYVRILSFDFKKEEFYWTPHPATSQKMPDMFDFVNLLNFRGSLTLVDASSSTDMKIWELKNYDNKEWVLNYIIDMQQHPSLRYLKGTLVMCRTLFYVCGEWEHDIFFNQDNFILFLDVTRVIVSSVRLKGSTVHSCTDSMISLKKYGDLVQAEQDIESLISEESYENLTKTAEASGRDVVYLRTQMETACIS; encoded by the coding sequence ATGATGGATGTCTTACCTACGGAAATTCTTATCGATATTCTTTCGAGATTGTCTGTAAATTCGGCATGTTGCATCAGATGTGTATCTAAAGTCTTGTTAAAGACAGTTGACGACCTTTCTTTTGCCACTCTGCACATGCGGCGTTTACCTGATGTTCATCAAGTACCTCGACTTATTCGTCTTGTTGAACCTACCTTTGATGTACATAAGATGTACCCATTGAAATACGATGGCATTGACTTCACAAAGAGCAGCCATGCAATTGTTTCTGAATTCGTGTCCAGTCTGCGTTGGTATAAGCCTACTTTTGTTTTCTACAACTTGTTTGGCTTTACTGGTCTTCATACGAAGAAAGGAAGGTCATGCTTGTTGGTGAATCCTTTCAAGGGAGAAGTTCTAATACTCCCAACAACGAatgacctccaaattccaatcAACAGTCTGTGCAATGGTGATACGTACGGCATGGGATTTGATAATATAACCAACACCTATAAGATTGTTCGTGTTTCTTGCCACGAAAAGGACATCAACACCCAAATGGCGGCCGAAGTTTTTATATTGGGGACAAGCTCATGGCGGGAGTTACCCTCAGTTCCTCCTTGCCATCTAACCCAAAAGTCGGCATGTGCACATGGAGACATGCATTGGTTGGTTCGTGGAGATGGCCATGACTCGTCATATGTACGTATACTTTCTTTCGACTTCAAGAAAGAGGAGTTCTATTGGACACCTCATCCTGCCACCTCACAAAAAATGCCGGatatgtttgattttgttaaCCTACTTAATTTCAGGGGTTCTTTGACCCTTGTGGATGCTTCTTCATCAACAGATATGAAGATTTGGgaattgaaaaattatgatAACAAAGAGTGGGTACTAAATTACATAATAGACATGCAACAACATCCGTCTCTTCGTTACTTGAAGGGTACTCTTGTGATGTGTCGCACTCTTTTTTATGTATGTGGAGAATGGGAGCATGACATATTTTTCAACCAGGATAACTTCATATTGTTTTTGGATGTAACACGTGTTATCGTGAGTAGTGTACGGCTCAAAGGTTCTACAGTCCATAGTTGTACGGATAGCATGATTTCTCTAAAGAAGTATGGAGATTTGGTTCAAGCAGAGCAAGATATTGAGAGCCTCATATCTGAAGAAAGTTATGAGAATCTGACTAAAACTGCAGAAGCAAGTGGGAGAGATGTGGTTTACTTGAGAACACAGATGGAGACCGCTTGTATTTCTTGA
- the LOC117617911 gene encoding putative ribosomal large subunit pseudouridine synthase SVR1, chloroplastic, producing MASVAAAALASLSSSLSSSLFSKPSLALIPIRTLPRITCSLSTSSSSSSLEFNITFAPSKPKPKLKPDSAEPDPEALAGQLIIPWIIRGEDGNLKLQSHPPARFLQAIETKSKTKKKKEGAEKRVPTAEPKYSKAARRFYNENFRDASQRLSKVLAAAGVASRRSSEQLIFDGKVTVNGSVCNTPQTRVDPGRDIIYVNGNRLPKRLPPKVYLALNKPKGYICASGENKSVLSLFEDYLKTWDKRNSGIPRPRLFTVGRLDVATTGLIIVTNDGDFAQKISHPSSNLSKEYIAAIEGVVSKRHLLAISEGTVIEGVHCTPDSVELLPQQPDMSRPRLRIVVHEGRNHEVRELVKNAGLEIHSLKRVRIGGFRLPSDLGLGKHMALKQGDLSALGWKS from the exons ATGGCTTCAGTGGCAGCTGCTGCACTAGCTTCGCTCTCTTCTTCACTCTCTTCTTCACTCTTCTCCAAACCCTCACTCGCTCTCATACCCATCCGTACACTCCCTCGCATCACCTGTTCCCTctctacttcttcttcttcttcctctctagAGTTCAACATCACCTTCGCGCCATCTAAGCCCAAGCCCAAACTCAAACCCGACTCCGCAGAGCCCGACCCGGAGGCTCTCGCCGGCCAGCTCATCATCCCGTGGATCATCCGCGGCGAGGATGGCAACCTCAAGCTCCAGTCGCACCCTCCTGCGCGTTTCCTCCAGGCCATTGAGACCAAGAgcaagacgaagaagaagaaggagggCGCTGAGAAGCGCGTGCCCACAGCTGAGCCCAAGTATTCAAAAGCCGCTCGTAGGTTCTACAACGAAAATTTCAGAGACGCTTCGCAGCGGCTCAGCAAGGTTCTCGCTGCTGCCGGAG TGGCGTCAAGGAGGAGCAGCGAGCAACTTATTTTTGATGGGAAGGTCACTGTGAATGGCTCTGTATGCAATACTCCTCAG ACTCGAGTTGATCCTGGAAGGGATATCATATATGTCAATGGAAATCGGCTTCCAAAGAGACTGCCTCCAAAGGTTTATCTTGCCCTTAACAAGCCTAAAGG GTACATTTGCGCATCTGGGGAGAATAAATCTGTGTTGAGTCTATTTGAAGATTATTTGAAGACTTGG GATAAGAGAAATTCCGGAATACCCAGACCACGACTATTTACTGTTGGCCGTCTTGATGTTGCTACAACTGGGTTGATCATTGTGACTAATGATG GAGATTTTGCTCAAAAAATATCACATCCTTCATCAAACTTGTCAAAGGA ATACATTGCAGCAATAGAAGGTGTAGTCAGTAAGCGGCACCTGTTAGCCATCAGTGAGGGAACAGTCATTGAAGGCGTCCATTGCACCCCAGATTCTGTGGAGTTGCTACCACAACAGCCAGATATGTCAAGACCCCGTTTGCGTATTGTG GTTCATGAAGGGAGGAACCACGAAGTACGAGAACTAGTGAAAAATGCTGGACTTGAG ATACATTCATTAAAGCGCGTACGCATAGGTGGTTTCAGGCTTCCATCAGATCTTGG GCTTGGAAAGCACATGGCTTTAAAACAAGGCGATCTTTCCGCCTTGGGTTGGAAGAGTTAG
- the LOC117618344 gene encoding SKP1-like protein 1A encodes MSSSASKSRVVRLRSANNEIFEVEEAIVALSEPIKNLVDVIGVNHVIPMPDVRSKTLAMVIEWCKYHAASDQGPRNTKELIKEWEEELYQADLVIDLLCAASFLCIKDLQDQMFQRVADLIKVKTLEEICQLFHVKNDFSS; translated from the coding sequence ATGTCGTCGTCGGCATCAAAGAGTAGGGTTGTGAGGTTGAGGAGCGCAAACAATGAAATATTCGAAGTAGAAGAAGCAATTGTAGCACTGTCCGAGCCCATCAAAAACCTCGTCGACGTCATCGGTGTCAACCATGTGATACCAATGCCAGACGTGAGgtccaaaaccctagccatGGTGATAGAGTGGTGCAAGTACCATGCTGCTTCTGATCAGGGCCCTAGAAACACTAAAGAACTCATCAAAGAGTGGGAGGAAGAGCTCTACCAAGCTGACCTCGTCATTGATCTCTTATGCGCTGCAAGCTTTCTCTGCATCAAGGACTTGCAAGATCAAATGTTTCAAAGGGTTGCCGATTTGATTAAAGTGAAGACACTTGAGGAGATTTGCCAATTGTTTCACGTCAAAAACGATTTTTCTTCCTAG